Proteins from a genomic interval of Equus quagga isolate Etosha38 chromosome 13, UCLA_HA_Equagga_1.0, whole genome shotgun sequence:
- the FAM163A gene encoding protein FAM163A → MTAGTVVITGGILATVILLCIIAVLCYCRLQYYCCKKSGAEDADEEEAEEEEHDLPTPPRGPICNACSSQARDGRGGLVPLSGEPCSQPCRVAASHCATCSPYSSPFYIRTADMVPNGGGGERLSFAPTYYKEGGPPSLKLAVPQSYPVTWPGSGREAFTNPRAISTDV, encoded by the exons ATGACAGCGGGAACGGTTGTGATCACTGGCGGAATCCTAGCTACGGTCATCCTCCTCTGCATCATCGCTGTCCTGTGCTACTGCAGGCTCCAG TATTACTGCTGCAAGAAGAGCGGAGCCGAGGATGCAGacgaggaggaggcggaggaggaggagcacGACCTGCCCACACCCCCCAGAGGCCCCATCTGCAATGCCTGCAGCTCCCAGGCCCGGGACGGCCGAGGCGGCCTGGTGCCTCTCAGCGGCGAGCCCTGCAGCCAGCCATGCAGGGTGGCAGCCAGCCACTGTGCCACCTGCTCCCCATACAGCTCCCCCTTTTACATACGGACGGCTGACATGGTGCCCAATGGGGGCGGAGGCGAGAGGCTCTCCTTTGCTCCCACGTACTACAAGGAGGGGGGGCCCCCATCCCTCAAACTGGCAGTGCCCCAGAGTTACCCGGTGACGTGGCCAGGCTCTGGGCGTGAGGCCTTCACCAATCCAAGGGCTATTAGTACAGACGTGTAA